From Amycolatopsis sp. WQ 127309:
GGAGTCCGACGAGGCGTTCGGCGCCCGGCTGCGCGACGCGCTCACCCGCATCGCCGCCGCCCACCCCGACCAGCGCGTCGCGGTCTTCACCCACGGCGGCGTGATCGGCGAGGTGTTCGCCCAGGCCGGTCGCTCGGTCGAGCGGTTCGCCTACCTCGGCGCGGACAACGGCTCGATCTCGCACCTGGTGCTGCACGGCGACAACTGGATCGTGCGGCGCTTCAACGACACCGCGCACCTCGCTAACCCGCTCGGCTGAGCTTCCCGGCCGCGACGCACTGCACGGTCACCAGGATCGCCACGGCCTCCGCGGCCAGCAGCCCGATGAGCACGAGCACCTGCGTCGTACCCGCCTGAATCGGGCCGGCGCCGCCGAGCAGGACACCGACGTAGGCGCCGGGCAGCGTCACCAGGCCGACTGTGCGGGTCTGGTCCAGGGCCGGGATCAACGCGTGGCCGGCGCTCGGACGGCAGATTTCGAGGGCGGCCGGGCGGGGCATGAAGCCGAGGGCGAGCGCGGCTTCGTACTCGCCGTGGCGGGCCTCGAGTTCATCGAGGGCCCGGCGGGCGGCCTGCGACGTCGCCGTCATCGCGCCGCCGATGACGATGCCGGCGATCGGCACGACGGCGATCGGCCGCAGCGGGACGACCCCGGCGCCGAGGACCAGCGCCAGCACGGGCGCGACGCCGGCCGCGATCGCGAGGGCCGTCCACGGGAGGTTCGCCCAGCCGCCGGCGCGGCGCGCGGACGTCGCCGCGGCGATGCCGAACATGAGCAGCACGAACAGGCCGGTCAGCGGGTTCGAGCGCAGGATCGCGGTGATCACCAGCGACACGAGGG
This genomic window contains:
- a CDS encoding ABC transporter permease; translated protein: MGGVITFGPALVAVLVLLTAAGAAIVRWGELGQGRAVLIAAVRAVAQLALVSLVITAILRSNPLTGLFVLLMFGIAAATSARRAGGWANLPWTALAIAAGVAPVLALVLGAGVVPLRPIAVVPIAGIVIGGAMTATSQAARRALDELEARHGEYEAALALGFMPRPAALEICRPSAGHALIPALDQTRTVGLVTLPGAYVGVLLGGAGPIQAGTTQVLVLIGLLAAEAVAILVTVQCVAAGKLSRAG